A genomic window from Candidatus Pelagisphaera phototrophica includes:
- the aroB gene encoding 3-dehydroquinate synthase, with product MNSHLSSTTKIEVSTSKESYPIYIGRGLEYALKSEIEGLARSGSKVAVVTDSSVRAVLCRFFDSALGELPILEIPFGETSKSIVQYERVLDFFASNGLDRGGVAVAVGGGVIGDLTGFAAASWLRGIRFIQIPTTLLSMVDSSVGGKTGINIAAGKNLVGAFHQPIAVYEDLNLLASLPSRDFCAGMAEVMKYGMLADSDLFEMLERQPLTDSRDHRLGSVVERNCQTKANVVNADEKELTSSGGRALLNLGHTFGHAIENVAGYGEYLHGEAIAVGFVAAARLSADFGYIEQSDVDRVVKVVKAHKLPDQLKSPLKLDALFSAMQKDKKVRSGKLRFVVLESIGRAITKDDVPLEKVEEVWRTVGGID from the coding sequence TTGAACTCCCATCTCTCTAGTACCACAAAGATCGAGGTTTCCACTTCGAAAGAGTCCTATCCGATATACATTGGACGAGGACTGGAATATGCTCTAAAAAGCGAAATCGAAGGGCTGGCTCGATCAGGCTCAAAAGTAGCTGTCGTTACCGATTCTTCCGTTAGGGCGGTTTTGTGCCGGTTCTTTGATTCGGCTTTGGGTGAGTTGCCGATCCTCGAAATCCCATTTGGAGAAACGAGCAAGAGCATCGTGCAATATGAACGCGTTTTAGATTTTTTTGCCTCCAATGGCCTTGATCGCGGTGGAGTGGCCGTTGCCGTGGGCGGCGGTGTTATTGGAGACCTTACCGGTTTTGCCGCAGCATCGTGGCTTCGAGGAATAAGATTTATCCAAATACCAACTACACTTCTGTCGATGGTTGATAGCTCGGTGGGAGGTAAGACGGGGATTAATATTGCGGCGGGCAAGAACCTTGTAGGCGCATTTCACCAGCCGATTGCGGTCTATGAAGACTTGAATTTGTTGGCATCGCTTCCATCCCGAGATTTCTGTGCGGGTATGGCCGAGGTCATGAAGTACGGAATGCTGGCAGACTCGGATCTTTTCGAGATGCTGGAGAGACAGCCATTAACCGACTCTAGGGATCATCGGCTCGGCTCAGTCGTTGAACGGAATTGCCAAACGAAAGCTAACGTCGTCAATGCGGATGAAAAGGAACTTACAAGCTCGGGAGGGCGAGCTCTGCTCAACTTGGGGCACACGTTCGGGCACGCAATCGAGAACGTTGCGGGGTATGGGGAATACTTACATGGTGAGGCGATAGCGGTTGGCTTTGTCGCTGCTGCCCGGTTAAGCGCCGATTTTGGATACATCGAGCAAAGTGATGTGGATCGGGTCGTTAAGGTGGTCAAGGCTCACAAACTTCCGGATCAACTGAAGAGCCCATTGAAATTAGACGCTCTTTTCTCTGCCATGCAGAAAGATAAGAAAGTGCGGTCTGGAAAGCTGAGATTTGTGGTATTGGAGTCGATTGGGCGAGCGATTACCAAGGATGATGTCCCGTTAGAGAAGGTTGAGGAAGTGTGGCGTACGGTTGGAGGTATTGATTGA
- the pdxA gene encoding 4-hydroxythreonine-4-phosphate dehydrogenase PdxA — MNIPRIAITCGDPAGVGPELVRKCFSSREKHDSEFTLIGPQKWIDEVKSESQIRLGSLAVGLASSHYVPGEPTHESSKIALEAMERAARGCGVGEFDGVVTGPISKARCVEVGFSHPGQTEFFASHWGGTPTMGFVGERLKVVLATWHIPLAAVPYHLTESCLSMAIDRANDLAKRLDIPNPRIGVCGLNPHAGEEGLIGNEEGAVFNPLIAQLREVVPGLSDCQPADTIFHRAVNGAFDVVVALYHDQGLAPLKTIEFDTAVNVTLGLPFARTSPDHGTGYDIAGSDAASHRSFSRAIDLAGKLAKGQVMV; from the coding sequence ATGAATATTCCAAGAATAGCGATTACCTGCGGCGATCCAGCCGGAGTTGGACCTGAGCTGGTCAGAAAGTGCTTTTCTAGTCGTGAAAAACACGATTCGGAGTTTACATTAATTGGTCCTCAAAAGTGGATTGATGAGGTAAAGTCGGAATCCCAGATTAGGTTGGGCTCGCTCGCGGTCGGCTTAGCTAGCTCCCATTATGTTCCCGGTGAACCCACACATGAAAGTTCTAAGATTGCATTGGAAGCAATGGAACGAGCAGCCAGGGGATGTGGTGTTGGCGAATTTGACGGAGTGGTAACGGGGCCGATTTCCAAGGCACGTTGCGTAGAGGTGGGGTTCTCTCATCCAGGCCAAACTGAGTTTTTTGCCAGTCACTGGGGTGGAACTCCGACTATGGGTTTTGTGGGGGAACGTTTGAAAGTGGTCTTAGCTACCTGGCATATTCCTTTGGCGGCAGTTCCCTACCACCTGACAGAGTCGTGCTTATCTATGGCGATTGATCGGGCTAACGATTTGGCGAAGCGCCTTGATATTCCAAATCCTCGCATTGGTGTTTGTGGTCTGAATCCTCACGCGGGAGAGGAAGGGCTTATCGGAAATGAAGAGGGCGCGGTTTTCAACCCGCTCATTGCCCAGTTGAGAGAGGTCGTTCCCGGTTTGAGTGACTGTCAGCCCGCTGACACGATTTTCCACAGAGCGGTTAATGGTGCTTTTGATGTGGTGGTGGCCCTTTACCATGACCAAGGATTGGCTCCTCTAAAAACGATAGAATTTGATACGGCAGTTAATGTGACACTGGGATTACCTTTCGCTCGCACGAGTCCGGATCATGGAACCGGATACGATATTGCGGGGTCAGATGCAGCCTCCCACCGGAGCTTTTCCAGAGCCATCGACCTTGCGGGGAAGCTGGCAAAGGGGCAGGTAATGGTTTGA
- a CDS encoding HesB/IscA family protein, translated as MRTTSDIELPEGVRLGDDRLINLTEPARRKVEALLEKEKEPSFLRVGISGGGCNGLSYKMKFVPEARKGDILVPFGDAKVLVDSKSALYLKGTNLDYSDALISGGFKFSNPNATSSCSCGESFSI; from the coding sequence TTGAGAACAACGAGTGACATTGAATTGCCTGAGGGGGTTCGGTTGGGTGACGATCGTCTAATCAATTTGACTGAACCCGCGCGCAGGAAAGTTGAAGCCCTTTTGGAAAAGGAGAAAGAGCCCTCTTTCTTGCGGGTTGGCATATCTGGGGGTGGTTGCAACGGTCTCTCTTACAAGATGAAATTCGTTCCGGAAGCGAGGAAGGGGGACATCTTAGTTCCATTTGGCGATGCCAAGGTGCTCGTTGATAGTAAAAGCGCGCTTTATCTCAAAGGCACTAACTTGGATTATTCAGATGCATTGATTTCGGGAGGTTTTAAGTTTTCCAATCCCAACGCGACTTCAAGTTGTTCCTGTGGCGAGAGCTTCAGCATCTGA
- the infC gene encoding translation initiation factor IF-3, with translation MPRPRGKRRPPRKPDPFANIRRNHRIRVPKIRVVGPDGNQVGLMDTKEALAIAQEAGLDLVEVAGQARPPVCRIMDFGKYVYEQQKKAKDSKGSSSKTKEVKFRPRVDVHDFMTKLRRAEEFLDKGNKVKLTLSFRGREMAHTEIGFDTIRRAIADIAHMATPDNEPRLIGRNINVMLTPLPANKRKPKYSHHLVDSEHEEDEDLEDDDAADVEPDVEDRVSSD, from the coding sequence ATGCCAAGACCACGAGGTAAACGGAGGCCGCCCAGAAAGCCGGATCCATTCGCAAATATAAGACGCAACCATCGGATTCGCGTTCCAAAAATCCGAGTAGTTGGTCCTGATGGGAACCAAGTAGGCCTCATGGACACCAAAGAGGCATTGGCAATCGCTCAAGAAGCAGGCTTGGATCTGGTTGAAGTTGCCGGACAGGCGAGGCCGCCGGTTTGTCGAATAATGGATTTCGGCAAATATGTCTACGAGCAACAAAAGAAGGCAAAGGACTCGAAGGGAAGCTCGAGCAAAACGAAAGAGGTCAAATTCCGACCCCGCGTGGATGTCCACGATTTCATGACGAAATTGCGTAGAGCGGAGGAATTCTTAGACAAGGGAAACAAAGTAAAGCTTACTCTGTCTTTCCGCGGTCGGGAAATGGCCCATACGGAAATTGGATTTGATACGATTCGAAGAGCGATAGCGGACATCGCCCACATGGCGACTCCCGATAACGAGCCAAGGCTGATTGGCAGAAATATTAACGTTATGCTGACACCTCTTCCAGCAAACAAAAGAAAACCAAAGTACAGCCATCATCTTGTGGATTCCGAGCACGAGGAGGATGAAGACCTCGAGGATGATGATGCGGCGGATGTAGAGCCCGATGTAGAGGATCGGGTCTCCTCGGATTAA